In Leishmania braziliensis MHOM/BR/75/M2904 complete genome, chromosome 23, one genomic interval encodes:
- a CDS encoding neutral sphingomyelinase activation associated factor-like protein, whose amino-acid sequence MRRRHSRLTLYWLTDKEWFLGEEECVRPSSGWRSFLSTVREGTLSLASEHLFFDDGSPNIVIFPLSRVVDAVVQLCDAHIAVTFTCKNALQREVLVPPSGIHSVPGICSPYPNKETWVFHFARTSEWVAESLRSLFTRHHIEDVLSRREVALQNVSSAVSFCARRQFPMREQRGVLYIGDVDVAFQPLFPLPPHGVVRLDRQQCRHTFARWIIFEAVGLDVYTSESPEATPALSLIFNNPRERDQAMHLLAERLGVPPYRVSIHAVVDAWRHRSISSYEYLLCLNKWASRCANDVFQYPIFPWVIADYTSPQLDFSQPSTFRDLSKPIGALSPSRLTLLQERAEFLREAEETAYLYSTHYSSAAIVAYYLVRPHPEFQLSLQGGTLDVPERIMESIPQLWRSVTTNSSNFRELIPQFFNEDFAALHGPPLLPLGLHTDGSPVAAFVKLPPWAASSEDFVRQHRSALESDIVSASLHLWIDLVFGIAQTGDKARAADNLFHPFSYPQCGRQLSVPGLHLSSREYAREFGNVPIQLFADAHPPRAKTVHALVFTAEASEACGCASDHANEERILRMMEELHLIDDTTDTVIDSVDGDDDGTHGLPTHAAVLTIVSTISLDCRSARFVTLGYTQDDSPALETAALLVVGSDQRIAMLLDVVTGERIRSFPDFDGLITATAFYDGNVFVFTESRSCYVLSLTSHAVVHFTAEVTPAPVIYACFTSQLVVLADSNAQLSGWAMPCRTSSLLFESPLSFTCEASSRVMCMGRSAAGDVIVAATEQLEIFLCHGGTCCECLLQQVPAASTVLHAMPADKLTRFWVFFVEEAALYDLGGIPLRRISTTPASIMTCPQLVSQLYPLCVHMHSGKLEVFQLLQTGKQAVPLQCSPLRSLQLSSAGSLVAFVGTTVVDSKQSLVLTMARLTAQSIV is encoded by the coding sequence ATGCGTCGACGGCACTCGCGTTTGACGCTTTACTGGCTCACTGACAAGGAGTGGTTTCTCGGCGAGGAGGAATGTGTGCGACCGTCGTCTGGGTGGAGGTCGTTTCTGAGCACTGTCCGGGAGGGCACACTGTCGCTGGCGTCTGAGCATCTGTTCTTCGACGATGGCAGCCCGAACATCGTTATTTTCCCACTGTCGAGGGTGGTGGATGCCGTCGTGCAGCTCTGTGATGCGCACATTGCCGTAACCTTCACGTGTAAGAATGCACTGCAGCGCGAAGTGCTTGTGCCGCCAAGCGGAATTCACTCCGTTCCTGGGATCTGCAGTCCATACCCCAACAAGGAGACGTGGGTGTTTCACTTTGCCCGCACGTCTGAGTGGGTCGCAGAGTCCCTCCGCAGCCTCTTCACCCGGCATCACATCGAGGACGTGTTGTCACGCCGCGAGGTTGCCTTGCAGAATGTGTCCTCCGCAGTCAGCTTCTGCGCGCGGCGTCAGTTCCCAATGCGCGAGCAGAGGGGCGTTCTCTACATTGGCGATGTCGACGTTGCCTTTCAGCCGCTCTTCCCTTTGCCGCCGCACGGTGTAGTGAGGTTGGACCGTCAGCAGTGCCGGCACACCTTCGCTCGGTGGATCATCTTCGAAGCGGTGGGGCTGGACGTGTACACGTCCGAGTCACCTGAGGCCACTCCCGCACTGTCGCTTATCTTCAACAACCCTCGCGAAAGAGACCAGGCTATGCATCTACTTGCTGAGCGCCTTGGGGTTCCGCCTTACCGTGTCTCCATCCACGCTGTTGTAGATGCGTGGAGGCACCGCTCCATATCCAGTTACGAGTATCTCTTGTGCCTGAACAAGTGGGCGTCCCGGTGCGCAAACGACGTCTTCCAGTACCCCATCTTTCCTTGGGTAATTGCCGACTACACATCGCCTCAGCTGGACTTTTCTCAGCCGTCCACCTTCCGAGACTTGAGCAAGCCAATAGGGGCCCTCTCCCCGTCGAGGCTCACCCTTCTCCAGGAGCGAGCTGAGTTCCTgcgggaggcagaggagacggCATACTTGTACTCCACGCACTACTCCTCTGCAGCTATCGTCGCCTACTATCTGGTACGCCCGCACCCAGAGTTTCAGCTGAGTCTACAAGGCGGCACACTGGATGTGCCGGAGCGCATTATGGAATCTATTCCACAGCTTTGGCGCAGCGTCACCACAAACTCGAGCAACTTCCGTGAACTCATCCCACAGTTCTTCAACGAGGACTTCGCAGCGCTACACGgaccccctcttcttcctctcggTTTGCACACAGACGGTTCTCCGGTCGCCGCGTTTGTTAAGCTGCCTCCGTGGGCGGCTAGCAGCGAGGACTTTGTACGGCAACATCGGTCCGCTCTCGAGAGCGATAttgtctctgcctctctccacttATGGATTGACCTCGTTTTTGGCATTGCGCAGACCGGGGATAAGGCGCGGGCCGCGGATAACTTGTTTCACCCCTTCTCGTACCCGCAGTGTGGCAGGCAGTTGAGCGTACCTGGCCTGCACCTCTCATCTCGCGAGTACGCAAGAGAGTTCGGGAACGTGCCCATTCAACTCTTCGCTGATGCACATCCGCCGCGCGCGAAGACAGTTCATGCTCTTGTGTTCACCGCGGAAGCATCAGAGGCGTGTGGCTGTGCGAGCGATCATGCCAACGAAGAGCGGATCTTGCGCATGATGGAAGAGCTGCACCTCATAGACGACACAACCGACACCGTGATCGACTCGGTGGACGGAGATGACGACGGCACCCACGGGCTGCCCACCCACGCGGCAGTTCTCACCATCGTCTCTACTATCTCTCTGGATTGCCGATCGGCCCGTTTCGTCACACTCGGCTACACGCAAGACGACTCACCCGCATtggagacggcagcgctgcttgtTGTCGGCAGTGATCAGCGCATAGCAATGCTACTCGACGTCGTGACGGGTGAGCGCATTCGCTCCTTCCCTGACTTTGATGGTCtcatcactgccaccgcctTCTACGACGGCAACGTGTTCGTCTTCACCGAGAGCAGAAGTTGCTACGTTCTGTCACTCACTTCGCACGCGGTGGTGCATTTCACTGCTGAGGTGACTCCTGCCCCTGTGATCTACGCCTGTTTCACATCACAGCTAGTCGTTCTTGCGGACTCGAACGCTCAACTTTCAGGTTGGGCAATGCCGTGCAGAACATCCTCATTGTTGTTTGAGTCACCACTCTCGTTTACGTGTGAGGCCTCCTCCCGGGTCATGTGCATGGGCCGCTCCGCGGCTGGCGACGTCATTGTTGCCGCTACCGAGCAGTTGGAGATTTTTTTATGTCATGGAGGCACGTGCTGCGAGTGCTTGCTTCAACAGGTGCCTGCGGCGTCAACGGTGCTGCACGCCATGCCGGCAGATAAGCTCACGCGATTCTGGGTGTTCTttgtcgaggaggccgctCTATACGATCTTGGTGGCATCCCGCTGAGGCGTATTTCCACCACTCCGGCATCGATCATGACGTGCCCTCAGTTGGTCTCTCAGCTCTACCCGCTCTGCGTGCACATGCACAGCGGAAAACTCGAGGTgtttcagctgctgcagaccGGCAAGCAGgccgtgccgctgcagtgcagtCCGCTGCGGTCTCTACAACTTTCGTCCGCAGGCAGCCTCGTCGCCTTTGTAGGCACCACCGTTGTCGATTCCAAGCAGTCGCTCGTCCTCACAATGGCCAGACTGACGGCTCAGTCGATTGTGTGA
- a CDS encoding histone H4, translated as MIIFCLALYHNSLFTSTLTTMAKGKRSADAKGSQKRQKKVLRDNIRGITRGCVRRMARRGGVKRISGDLYEEVRRVLKAYVEDIVRCSAAYTEYARKKTVTASDVVNALRKRGHILYGYA; from the coding sequence ATGATTATCTTCTGCTTAGCCCTCTACCACAATAGCCTTTTCACCTCTACATTAACCACCATGGCCAAGGGTAAGCGCTCCGCTGACGCCAAGGGCAGCCAGAAGCGTcagaagaaggtgctgcgcgacaacatccgcggcatcacgcgcggctgcgtccgccgcatggcgcgccgcggtggcgtgaAGCGCATCTCGGGCGACCtctacgaggaggtgcgccgcgtgctgaAGGCCTACGTGGAGGAcattgtgcgctgcagcgcagcctACACCGAGTACGCGCGCAAGAAGACAGTGACAGCGAGCGATGTCGTGAacgcgctgcgcaagcgTGGCCACATCCTTTACGGCTACGCGTAA